The Castor canadensis chromosome 13, mCasCan1.hap1v2, whole genome shotgun sequence genome has a window encoding:
- the Coq4 gene encoding ubiquinone biosynthesis protein COQ4 homolog, mitochondrial, translated as MATLLRQALRPLRLLLGGPRPATDVPFRAGSHGAGLLYPDHIPTTPLQKALLAAGSAGMALYNPYRHDMVAVLGETTGCRTLKVLRDQMRRDPEGAQILQERPRISLSTLDLGKLQSLPEGSLGCEYLRFLDVNRVSPDTRAPTRFVDDEELAYVIQRYREVHDMLHTLLGMPTNILGEIVVKWFEAVQTGLPMCILGALFGPIRLSAQSLQVLVSELIPWAVQNGRRAPCVLNLYYERRWEQPLKALREELGITAPPLQMQGLAWPSLA; from the exons ATGGCGACGCTGCTACGCCAGGCCCTGCGCCCCCTCCGCCTGCTCCTCGGCGGTCCCCGGCCTGCTACAG ATGTGCCCTTCCGGGCCGGGAGCCATGGCGCCGGCCTGCTATACCCGGACCACATACCCACCACTCCGCTGCAGAAGGCGCTGCTGGCCGCAGGCTCCGCGGGAATGGCGCTCTACAACCCATACCGCCACG ACATGGTAGCCGTTCTGGGCGAGACCACAGGATGCCGCACCCTGAAGGTCCTCAGGGACCAGATGAGGAGGGATCCAGAGGGAGCTCAGATCCTACA GGAACGTCCCCGGATCTCACTGTCCACCCTTGATCTGGGCAAGCTCCAGAGCCTGCCTGAAGGCTCCCTTGGCTGCGAGTATCTCCGGTTCCTGGATGTGAAT AGGGTCTCTCCAGACACCCGAGCACCCACCCGCTTCGTGGACGATGAGGAGCTAGCATATGTGATCCAGAGGTACCGGGAGGTGCACGACATGCTCCACACCCTGCTGGGGATGCCCACCAACATCTTGG GAGAGATCGTGGTGAAGTGGTTTGAGGCTGTGCAGACTGGCCTGCCCATGTGCATCCTGGGTGCACTCTTTGGACCAATCCGTCTCAGTGCTCA GAGCCTGCAAGTGCTGGTCTCGGAGCTGATCCCATGGGCAGTTCAGAATGGACGCAGGGCCCCATGTGTCCTCAACCTGTACTATGAGCGGCGCTGGGAGCAGCCCCTGAAGGCCCTGCGGGAGGAGCTGGGCATCACGGCGCCACCTCTGCAGATGCAGGGCCTGGCCTGGCCTAGCCTAGCCTGA
- the Trub2 gene encoding pseudouridylate synthase TRUB2, mitochondrial, which produces MGSAGLARLHGLFAVYKPPGLKWLHLRDTVELQLLKGLNAGKPPAPEHRVRFLLAPMEGSEEKELTLTAASVPTLTNHRLVHGPAFTSLKIGVGHRLDAQASGVLVLGVGHGCRLLTNMYHAHLTKDYTVRGLLGKATDDFCEDGRLVEKTTYDHVTREKLDRILAVIQGSHQKALVTYSNLDLQSQEAYEMAVRGVIRPMNKSPMLITGIRCLRFTPPEFLLEVQCMHETQQQLRKLVHEIGLELKTTAVCTQVRRTRDGFFTLDDALLRTQWNLNSIQDAIGAAAPRVAAELENLRPRLDTQEHPSPGQPWDSKGPRSTLGLESCAGH; this is translated from the exons ATGGGGTCTGCTGGCCTGGCGCGCCTCCACGGGCTCTTCGCGGTCTATAAGCCCCCGGGATTAAAATGGCTGCACCTGCGGGATACTGTGGAGCTGCAGCTTCTGAAGG GTCTGAACGCTGGGAAGCCTCCCGCTCCTGAACATCGCGTTCGCTTCTTGCTGGCCCCTATGGAAGGCAGCGAAGAGAAGGAACTGACTCTCACAGCCGCTAGTGTGCCCACTCTCACCAACCACAGGCTGG TACACGGACCAGCATTCACCAGCCTGAAGATTGGTGTGGGACACCGGCTGGATGCCCAAGCTTCTGGGGTGCTTG TGCTCGGCGTGGGACATGGATGCAGACTCCTTACCAACATGTATCACGCTCACCTCACAAAG GATTACACAGTGCGAGGCCTCCTGGGCAAAGCCACTGATGACTTCTGTGAGGATGGGCGGCTGGTGGAAAAGACGACATATG ACCATGTGACCAGAGAGAAGCTGGACAGGATCCTAGCGGTGATCCAAGGCTCCCATCAGAAGGCCCTGGTGAC GTACTCCAACCTGGACCTGCAGTCCCAGGAGGCCTATGAGATGGCAGTGAGAGGTGTGATCCGGCCCATGAACAAGTCCCCGATGCTCATCACTGGCATCCGGTGCCTGCGCTTCACACCTCCAGAATTCTTGTTAG AGGTGCAGTGTATGCATGAGACACAGCAGCAGCTGCGAAAGCTGGTACATGAAATTGGCCTGGAGCTAAAGACCACTGCTGTTTGCACCCAAGTACGGCGCACACGTGATGGTTTCTTCACGCTGGATGATGCCCTCCTGAGGACCCAGTGGAACTTAAACAGCATCCAGGATGCCATTGGTGCTGCAGCCCCTCGGGTGGCTGCAGAGCTGGAGAACTTGAGGCCAAGGTTAGATACGCAAGAGCACCCCAGTCCTGGCCAGCCCTGGGACTCTAAGGGCCCAAGATCCACCTTGGGGCTTGAGAGCTGTGCAGGGCATTGA